Proteins encoded in a region of the Triticum dicoccoides isolate Atlit2015 ecotype Zavitan chromosome 3A, WEW_v2.0, whole genome shotgun sequence genome:
- the LOC119273542 gene encoding protein RETICULATA-RELATED 4, chloroplastic-like produces the protein MASAVPPSSSAVKILPNAFFPRSHHHPSACTSLRSKNRTSTRVTCAAGRRSHALPSAGDGNGCNNGGGGGGGDDSEGGGNGDGSDGGGNGDGSDGNRGAALFARPQDWWRADLVAAVEAPRLLCFESLLTDDVFPVRTAAAISFNAIAKTAAEYEKRGENFIKEIDIVIADAVKAIATNFTLVYLPTSISLQPPLGNKIALVARLYLYLNGLVTIASTGPKFFTVGASASPPSQIDAGVPQAPIITRKAFIQELDDKAVEKKWSSYFEVKAEVSAGTTPAKATALWSYSSSGESQGNSSGQSRENGTA, from the exons ATGGCCTCCGCCGTGCcgccctcctcctccgctgtcaaGATCCTCCCCAATGCCTTTTTCCCCCGCTCTCACCACCACCCTTCGGCCTGCACCTCCCTCCGCTCTAAGAACCGTACCAGCACCCGCGTCACCTGCGCAGCTGGCCGTCGATCCCACGCCCTCCCCTCCGCCGGCGACGGAAATGGTTGTaacaatggcggcggcggcggcggcggagacgacTCCGAAGGCGGCGGCAACGGAGATGGCTCCGACGGCGGCGGCAACGGAGATGGCTCCGACGGCAACCGCGGGGCGGCGCTGTTCGCGCGGCCACAGGATTGGTGGAGGGCCGACCTGGTGGCGGCGGTGGAGGCCCCGCGGCTGCTGTGCTTCGAGAGCCTCCTCACGGACGACGTTTTCCCCGTCAGGACCGCCGCGGCAATCAGCTTCAACGCAATAGCAAAG ACTGCAGCAGAGTATGAAAAGAGAGGGGAGAATTTTATCAAAGAGATTGACATCGTCATCGCTGATGCG GTTAAGGCAATAGCTACAAATTTTACGCTTGTCTATCTACCAACTAGTATATCTCTGCAGCCACCACTTGGGAACAAG ATTGCTTTGGTTGCAAGATTGTACTTATATCTGAACGGGCTAGTAACAATTGCG AGTACCGGCCCAAAGTTTTTCACAGTTGGAGCCAGTGCTTCTCCG CCTTCCCAGATTGACGCTGGTGTGCCCCAAGCACCAATCATAACAAGGAAGGCTTTCATCCAGGAACTTGATGACAAAGCTGTGGAAAAGAAGTGGTCGTCATACTTTGAAGTTAAAGCAGAGGTCTCAGCTGGGACAACTCCCGCAAAGGCTACAGCACTTTGGTCATACAGTTCGTCTGGAGAATCCCAGGGGAATTCGTCTGGACAATCCCGAGAGAATGGAACAGCCTAA
- the LOC119273157 gene encoding 60S ribosomal export protein NMD3-like encodes MASPHPLPGDMLFLPPPSQAAAAACTTLCCLCGVPMPPNAANTCAPCLRARVDVTDGAPRHAAVVHCPSCSSYLEPPRRWTRAAPESAELLQLLLRRVQRPIQRLGVTLTAAEFVFTEPHSKRIRLRLRLRREVLPGRGLALERDHAVEFTVHDRLCDPCGRARAGPDQDQWCAVVQLRQRASHRRTLLHLEQRLAALGAAGSATRVDVTGAGGIDFFLASRSHAAGLVALIASLAPARVADAARQLVSHDTKSNTYRHRHAFSVELCPVCRDDLVFLPREASRALGGLGPLVLCVRVTDTLALLDASTHRVVSLGIKDYDRHRFEPALTSRQLVEYVVLDVDPSPATGDTKAARFGYRTAYMQVARASELGRSKAVVTVRTHLGHLLGPGDRALGYDLRGANANNLDVDSHCLPDAVLVKKIYEKGGDGDRMQEDGGRSDDHGVACIDEIAMGIGGIDLDPCDEVELDELLEDLRI; translated from the coding sequence ATGGCGTCGCCTCATCCGCTGCCCGGCGACATGCTGTTCCTCCCTCCCCCATCGCAGGCCGCGGCCGCCGCGTGCACGACGCTCTGCTGCTTGTGCGGCGTGCCGATGCCGCCCaacgcggccaacacctgcgcgccCTGCCTCCGTGCGCGCGTCGACGTCACCGACGGCGCGCCGCGCCACGCCGCCGTGGTGCACTGCCCGTCGTGCTCATCGTACCTGGAGCCCCCGCGGCGCTGGACGCGCGCCGCCCCGGAGTCGGCCGAGCtcttgcagctcctccttcgccgcgtcCAGCGCCCGATCCAGCGCCTCGGCGTCACCCTCACCGCGGCCGAGTTCGTGTTCACTGAGCCGCACTCCAAGCGCATCAGGCTCCGCCTCCGCCTTCGCCGCGAGGTCCTCCCCGGCCGCGGCCTCGCGCTGGAGCGGGACCACGCCGTCGAGTTCACCGTCCACGACCGCCTCTGCGACCCCTGCGGCCGGGCCCGCGCCGGCCCCGACCAGGACCAGTGGTGCGCCGTCGTGCAGCTGCGGCAGCGCGCGTCGCACCGCCGCACGCTGCTCCACCTCGAGCAGCGGCTGGCCGCCCTCGGCGCGGCCGGCTCGGCGACCCGCGTCGACGTAACCGGCGCCGGCGGGATCGATTTCTTCTTGGCGTCCCGCTCCCACGCTGCCGGCCTTGTCGCCCTCATCGCCTCCCTCGCGCCGGCGCGCGTGGCGGACGCGGCGAGGCAGCTCGTGTCGCATGACACCAAGAGCAACACGTACCGCCACCGGCACGCCTTCTCCGTGGAGCTCTGCCCGGTGTGCCGCGATGACCTCGTCTTCCTTCCGAGGGAGGCGTCGCGCGCGCTCGGCGGGCTCGGGCCGCTCGTGCTCTGTGTCAGGGTCACCGACACGCTGGCCCTCCTCGACGCCTCCACCCACCGCGTTGTCAGCCTCGGCATCAAGGACTACGACCGGCACAGGTTCGAGCCCGCGCTCACCAGCCGCCAGCTCGTGGAGTACGTAGTGCTGGACGTCGACCCCTCGCCGGCCACCGGCGACACCAAGGCCGCCAGGTTCGGGTACCGGACAGCATACATGCAGGTGGCCCGTGCGTCAGAGCTGGGCAGGAGCAAAGCCGTCGTCACCGTGAGGACGCACCTCGGGCACCTCCTGGGCCCCGGTGACCGCGCGCTCGGCTACGACCTTCGTGGCGCCAACGCCAACAACCTGGACGTGGATAGCCACTGCTTGCCGGATGCTGTGCTCGTCAAGAAGATCTACGAgaagggcggcgacggcgacaggATGCAGGAGGACGGTGGCAGGAGCGATGACCATGGCGTCGCGTGCATCGACGAGATCGCCATGGGGATTGGCGGCATTGATCTGGACCCGTGCGACGAGGTGGAGCTTGATGAATTGCTCGAGGACCTCAGAATCTGA